In Juglans regia cultivar Chandler chromosome 13, Walnut 2.0, whole genome shotgun sequence, the following proteins share a genomic window:
- the LOC108993436 gene encoding probable amidase At4g34880 isoform X2 — protein sequence MTLIKVWIIAGIFFFRTINGEDFSIEEATIEDIQRGFAENKLTSRQLVDFYLHRIQTLNPLLRSVVEVNPDARDQADEADRERVRFGTSGDLSSLHGIPVLFKDTIATKDKLNTTAGSYALLGSVVPRDAGVVERLRRAGAVILGKASLTEWYSFRSLGRIPNGWCARSGQGANPYVRSGNPCGSSSGSAISVAANMVAVSLGSETHGSILCPADLNSVVGLKPTVGLTSRAGVVPILPRHDTIGPISRTVSDAVYVLDVIVGFDPQDSEATKEAAKFIPVGGYKQFLDPNGLRGKRLGVVRNPFLGFLNGSSVIQDFERHLNTMRERGATVVDNLKIENVDIILNPKRSGELTAMLAEFKVSLNDYLKELTSSPVRSLSDIIAFNKNNPELTEEYGQATFIASDKTSGFGEKERQAIELMQNLSRNGFEKLMMDNELDAMVTPGTGAIAVLAIGGHPGITVPAGYDDDGMPFGICFGGLKGFEPKLIEIAYGFEQATMVRRPPLSKSFDMNREVLFGSV from the exons ATGACACTCATCAAGGTATGGATCATCGCCGGTATATTCTTCTTCCGTACAATTAACGGCGAGGATTTCTCGATCGAGGAGGCGACGATCGAAGACATCCAACGGGGCTTTGCGGAAAACAAGCTCACGTCCAGACAGCTGGTTGACTTTTACTTACACAGGATCCAGACGCTGAATCCCTTGCTTCGCAGCGTGGTGGAGGTCAATCCTGACGCGAGGGATCAAGCCGACGAGGCCGACCGGGAGAGGGTGAGATTCGGTACTTCCGGGGACCTTTCGTCGCTGCACGGAATCCCGGTGCTCTTCAAGGACACGATCGCCACGAAGGACAAGCTGAACACCACGGCCGGCTCGTATGCGCTGCTGGGCTCGGTGGTGCCACGGGATGCGGGCGTGGTTGAGAGGCTGAGAAGAGCAGGGGCTGTCATCCTAGGGAAGGCCAGTCTCACCGAGTGGTATTCTTTTCGTTCTCTGGGCCGCATTCCTAATGGTTGGTGTGCCAGATCTGGTCAAGGCGCg AATCCGTACGTTCGATCTGGGAATCCTTGTGGTTCGAGCAGCGGATCAGCCATTTCAGTGGCAGCAAACATGGTGGCAGTGTCACTTGGGAGTGAGACTCACGGCTCCATCCTCTGTCCAGCTGATCTTAACTCCGTTGTGGGGCTAAAACCTACTGTTGGACTCACCAGTCGAGCCGGGGTCGTTCCCATTTTGCCCCGCCATGACACAATTGG GCCTATAAGCAGGACAGTGTCTGATGCAGTTTATGTGCTTGACGTCATTGTGGGTTTTGATCCGCAAGATTCTGAAGCAACAAAAGAAGCGGCTAAATTCATACCCGTAGGTGGCTACAAACAATTTCTCGACCCAAATGGGCTCAGAGGAAAGAGATTGGGGGTTGTTAGGAATCCATTTTTGGGGTTCTTGAATGGATCCTCAGTCATTCAAGATTTTGAGCGTCATTTGAACACAATGAG AGAAAGGGGTGCAACTGTAGTGGACAATCTTAAGATAGAAAATGTTGATATAATTCTTAATCCCAAACGAAGTGGTGAATTGACGGCAATGCTGGCTGAGTTCAAGGTATCTTTAAATGATTACCTGAAAGAGCTTACCTCTTCTCCAGTGAGGTCACTCTCTGACATTATTGCCTTCAACAAAAATAATCCTGAACTG ACTGAAGAGTATGGTCAGGCCACTTTTATTGCATCAGACAAGACAAGTGGTtttggagagaaagaaaggCAGGCTATTGAGTTGATGCAGAACCTATCACGAAATGGGTTTGAGAAACTGATGATGGATAATGAATTGGATGCAATGGTGACACCAGGTACCGGTGCCATTGCCGTGTTAGCAATAGGAGGCCATCCGGGAATTACAGTCCCTGCTGgttatgatgatgatggaatGCCATTTGGGATTTGTTTTGGAGGCCTAAAGGGTTTTGAACCAAAGCTGATTGAGATAGCTTACGGTTTTGAGCAAGCCACCATGGTGCGGAGGCCTCCCCTTTCCAAATCATTTGACATGAACCGCGAAGTTCTATTTGGCAGTGTATAG
- the LOC108993436 gene encoding probable amidase At4g34880 isoform X1, which translates to MTLIKVWIIAGIFFFRTINGEDFSIEEATIEDIQRGFAENKLTSRQLVDFYLHRIQTLNPLLRSVVEVNPDARDQADEADRERVRFGTSGDLSSLHGIPVLFKDTIATKDKLNTTAGSYALLGSVVPRDAGVVERLRRAGAVILGKASLTEWYSFRSLGRIPNGWCARSGQGANPYVRSGNPCGSSSGSAISVAANMVAVSLGSETHGSILCPADLNSVVGLKPTVGLTSRAGVVPILPRHDTIGPISRTVSDAVYVLDVIVGFDPQDSEATKEAAKFIPVGGYKQFLDPNGLRGKRLGVVRNPFLGFLNGSSVIQDFERHLNTMRERGATVVDNLKIENVDIILNPKRSGELTAMLAEFKVSLNDYLKELTSSPVRSLSDIIAFNKNNPELEKTEEYGQATFIASDKTSGFGEKERQAIELMQNLSRNGFEKLMMDNELDAMVTPGTGAIAVLAIGGHPGITVPAGYDDDGMPFGICFGGLKGFEPKLIEIAYGFEQATMVRRPPLSKSFDMNREVLFGSV; encoded by the exons ATGACACTCATCAAGGTATGGATCATCGCCGGTATATTCTTCTTCCGTACAATTAACGGCGAGGATTTCTCGATCGAGGAGGCGACGATCGAAGACATCCAACGGGGCTTTGCGGAAAACAAGCTCACGTCCAGACAGCTGGTTGACTTTTACTTACACAGGATCCAGACGCTGAATCCCTTGCTTCGCAGCGTGGTGGAGGTCAATCCTGACGCGAGGGATCAAGCCGACGAGGCCGACCGGGAGAGGGTGAGATTCGGTACTTCCGGGGACCTTTCGTCGCTGCACGGAATCCCGGTGCTCTTCAAGGACACGATCGCCACGAAGGACAAGCTGAACACCACGGCCGGCTCGTATGCGCTGCTGGGCTCGGTGGTGCCACGGGATGCGGGCGTGGTTGAGAGGCTGAGAAGAGCAGGGGCTGTCATCCTAGGGAAGGCCAGTCTCACCGAGTGGTATTCTTTTCGTTCTCTGGGCCGCATTCCTAATGGTTGGTGTGCCAGATCTGGTCAAGGCGCg AATCCGTACGTTCGATCTGGGAATCCTTGTGGTTCGAGCAGCGGATCAGCCATTTCAGTGGCAGCAAACATGGTGGCAGTGTCACTTGGGAGTGAGACTCACGGCTCCATCCTCTGTCCAGCTGATCTTAACTCCGTTGTGGGGCTAAAACCTACTGTTGGACTCACCAGTCGAGCCGGGGTCGTTCCCATTTTGCCCCGCCATGACACAATTGG GCCTATAAGCAGGACAGTGTCTGATGCAGTTTATGTGCTTGACGTCATTGTGGGTTTTGATCCGCAAGATTCTGAAGCAACAAAAGAAGCGGCTAAATTCATACCCGTAGGTGGCTACAAACAATTTCTCGACCCAAATGGGCTCAGAGGAAAGAGATTGGGGGTTGTTAGGAATCCATTTTTGGGGTTCTTGAATGGATCCTCAGTCATTCAAGATTTTGAGCGTCATTTGAACACAATGAG AGAAAGGGGTGCAACTGTAGTGGACAATCTTAAGATAGAAAATGTTGATATAATTCTTAATCCCAAACGAAGTGGTGAATTGACGGCAATGCTGGCTGAGTTCAAGGTATCTTTAAATGATTACCTGAAAGAGCTTACCTCTTCTCCAGTGAGGTCACTCTCTGACATTATTGCCTTCAACAAAAATAATCCTGAACTG GAGAAGACTGAAGAGTATGGTCAGGCCACTTTTATTGCATCAGACAAGACAAGTGGTtttggagagaaagaaaggCAGGCTATTGAGTTGATGCAGAACCTATCACGAAATGGGTTTGAGAAACTGATGATGGATAATGAATTGGATGCAATGGTGACACCAGGTACCGGTGCCATTGCCGTGTTAGCAATAGGAGGCCATCCGGGAATTACAGTCCCTGCTGgttatgatgatgatggaatGCCATTTGGGATTTGTTTTGGAGGCCTAAAGGGTTTTGAACCAAAGCTGATTGAGATAGCTTACGGTTTTGAGCAAGCCACCATGGTGCGGAGGCCTCCCCTTTCCAAATCATTTGACATGAACCGCGAAGTTCTATTTGGCAGTGTATAG
- the LOC108993413 gene encoding probable amidase At4g34880 — MGTDKSPLCYLSFSLFSALLLILLATLASGAGLQTLKFNGFSFREITVQQIQLGFKRNQFTSRGLVEFYLKEISRINPVLKGVLEVNPDARSQADKADHERYTKAPISLSPLHGVPILVKDNIATKDKMNTTAGSYALLGSVVPRDAGVVTKLRKAGAIILGKASLSEWSHFRSGNAPSGWSGRGDQGKNPYTGDDPCGSSSGSAISVAANMVAVSIGTETDGSILCPSNNNLVVGFKPTVGLTSRAGVIPISPRQDSVGPICRTVSDAVYVLDVIAGIDYNDKATIETSRYIPKGGYAQFLKADGLRGKRLGIVRNPFYLGIGNDTKAIVEKHLNTLRKRGAVLLDNLEIPNHADYGIAGSVETIALLAEFRIFLNEYLKELVASPVRSLADAIAFNKKNPKLEKLEYGQDFFINAEATNGIGKAEKTALAIMESLNREGFVKLMRKNKLDALVTPTTSISRILAIGGFPGVIVPAGFDSDGHPFGLVFGGLKGSEPKLIEIAYGFEQATKIRKPPKL; from the exons ATGGGTACTGACAAGTCACCCCTATGCTATCTAagcttctctctcttctcagcCCTACTCCTGATTCTTCTAGCCACACTAGCATCCGGGGCCGGGCTCCAAACCCTGAAGTTCAATGGTTTCTCCTTCCGAGAAATCACCGTGCAGCAAATCCAGCTCGGTTTCAAGCGAAACCAATTCACCTCCAGGGGACTCGTTGAGTTCTACCTTAAAGAAATCAGTAGAATCAACCCCGTGCTTAAGGGTGTCTTAGAGGTGAACCCAGACGCACGGTCCCAAGCTGATAAGGCTGACCATGAGCGCTATACTAAAGCACCCATTTCACTCTCTCCGCTGCACGGTGTTCCTATTCTTGTCAAAGACAACATTGCAACCAAGGATAAGATGAACACCACGGCCGGCTCGTACGCGTTGCTCGGCTCGGTTGTGCCACGGGACGCCGGCGTGGTGACCAAGTTGAGAAAAGCTGGGGCTATTATATTGGGGAAGGCCAGCTTGAGCGAGTGGTCTCATTTCAGGTCGGGTAATGCACCCAGTGGCTGGAGCGGCAGAGGTGACCAAGGGAAG AATCCCTATACAGGGGATGATCCTTGTGGATCAAGCAGTGGATCAGCAATATCCGTTGCAGCAAATATGGTAGCAGTGTCGATAGGGACCGAGACTGATGGCTCTATATTATGTCCGTCCAACAATAACTTGGTGGTGGGCTTCAAACCGACGGTTGGTCTCACTAGTAGAGCAGGAGTCATACCAATATCCCCAAGACAGGACAGCGTGGG GCCCATTTGTAGGACAGTGTCAGATGCTGTTTATGTTCTTGATGTCATCGCAGGCATTGACTACAATGACAAGGCGACAATTGAAACATCACGATACATTCCGAAAGGTGGCTATGCACAATTTCTCAAGGCTGATGGGCTCCGAGGAAAGAGACTGGGGATAGTGAGAAATCCCTTCTATCTTGGGATCGGCAATGATACCAAAGCAATTGTTGAAAAACATCTCAACACTTTGAG GAAGCGAGGTGCAGTGCTGTTAGACAATCTGGAAATACCCAATCATGCCGACTATGGCATTGCCGGGAGCGTTGAAACCATTGCATTGTTGGCAGAGTTCAGAATATTCTTGAATGAATACCTAAAGGAGCTAGTGGCTTCCCCAGTGCGGTCCTTGGCTGATGCAATTGCCTTCAACAAGAAAAACCCAAAATTA GAGAAGCTTGAATATGggcaagatttttttataaacgcAGAAGCAACAAATGGGATTGGGAAAGCAGAGAAGACTGCATTGGCTATTATGGAAAGTCTGAATAGAGAAGGTTTCGTGAAGTTGATGAGAAAGAATAAGCTAGACGCCTTAGTGACTCCTACGACTAGTATTTCTCGTATCCTTGCAATTGGGGGTTTTCCAGGAGTAATTGTCCCCGCAGGATTTGACTCTGATGGCCATCCTTTTGGCCTTGTTTTTGGAGGACTAAAGGGTTCGGAGCCAAAGCTGATTGAGATCGCATATGGCTTTGAACAAGCGACAAAGATCCGGAAGCCTCCTAAACTTTAA
- the LOC108993365 gene encoding dirigent protein 23-like, with the protein MPKLALVLLLFTQCMAMPLLQSTFRESKEVGEWIQKLHYGKEKVTRLHFYVHDTLSGKNISAVEVARASITDTSPTLFGAVLFIFDDQLTEGPEGTSRLEGRAQGLYGSAGQQELGLLVAVNFVFTTGKFNASSLTILGRNAALNPPAEMPIVGGTGVFRLARGFVTAKRHFLNVTSGNGVLEYNVFAIHY; encoded by the coding sequence ATGCCAAAGCTAGCTCTAGTTCTATTGCTTTTCACACAATGCATGGCCATGCCATTGTTGCAAAGCACCTTTCGAGAGTCCAAAGAAGTTGGTGAATGGATCCAAAAACTCCATTATGGCAAAGAAAAGGTGACCCGGCTCCATTTTTACGTTCATGACACGCTATCAGGGAAGAACATAAGTGCAGTGGAAGTTGCCCGAGCATCAATCACTGACACATCACCTACCCTATTTGGAGCAGTATTATTCATTTTTGATGACCAACTTACAGAAGGCCCTGAAGGCACGTCCAGGCTCGAGGGTCGGGCTCAGGGGCTCTATGGCTCAGCTGGCCAACAAGAACTAGGTCTACTTGTGGCCGTCaactttgttttcacaactggGAAATTCAATGCTAGCAGCCTCACCATTTTGGGCAGAAATGCTGCTTTGAATCCGCCGGCAGAGATGCCAATCGTTGGTGGGACTGGTGTTTTTCGATTGGCACGTGGATTTGTGACGGCAAAGAGGCATTTTCTTAATGTTACCTCCGGTAACGGTGTTCTCGAGTACAATGTTTTTGCAATACATTATTGA
- the LOC108993368 gene encoding translocase of chloroplast 120, chloroplastic-like produces the protein MENGVDIVDGSLTGEKKSVEVGVSEERIVERAVLDSAESKDLEDEEGLGEAMSTPKISEEQVAESDSVNGGSGGGSGDVEVIDELDLGVFDGNSNARHEDDEFEEASDVLSVEASEVPSEVLSAEAPVNVEDKLNLVVSGGKVVDGAVADGVVEVGTEKEVETDELNGSRDEVVCISGENGGEGASEVGSGGEKNLLKGDGELDLRSGLVIENSENKDLVNLNLEQNPVDEKLENGGDKVGGVAIESLQETESNREILNEDGNGEELKDDTLGTECQDSENGDLKDATAVIAPGCEDDYSGITNWNGKAKDAEAEVDSGCHVETCKPKETSADQHTLLEGSSAVSEIGRSSSVELSKAENSKRRDLTAEDSEGSQLLHADENDHEVSHKHTVVEVTPVKEENAGQDKQRAQVNGEPEIQPVPELASSSGRYTNPAPARPAGLGRAAPLLEPAPRVVQQPRVNGSVSHTQTQQIEDPVNGEAEEYDETRENLQMIRVKFLRLAHRLGQTPHNVVVAQVLYRLGLAEQLRGRNGGRVGAFSFDRASAMAEQLEAAGQEPLDFSCTIMVLGKTGVGKSATINSIFDEVKFGTDAFQLGTKTVQDVVGTVQGIKVRVIDTPGLLPSLSDQRQNEKILQSVKRFIQKTPPDIVLYLDRLDMQSRDLSDMPLLHTITDIFGPSIWFNAIVVLTHAASAPPDGPNGTASSYDMFVTQRSHVVQQAIRQAAGDMRLMNPVSLVENHSACRTNRAGQRVLPNGQVWKPHLLLLSFASKILAEANALLKLQDNTPGKPFPNRTRAPPLPFLLSSLLQSRPQLKLPEEQFGGEDDIDDDLDESSDSDEESEFDQLPPFKRLTKSQEARLSKAQKKAYFDELEYREKLFMKKQLKEEKKRRKMMKKMASSAKDLPSDVISENVEEESGGAASVPIPLPDYALPASFDSDNPSHRYRHLDSSNQWLVRPVLDTHGWDHDVGYEGINVERLFVVKDKVPLSFSGQVSKDKKDANVQLEVASSIKHGEGKATSLGFDMQTVGKDLAYTLRSETRFCNFRKNKATAGLSLTLLGDALSAGLKVEDKLIANKRFRLGITGGVMAARGDVAYGGSLEAQLRDKDHPLGRSLSTLGLSVMDWHGDLAIGCNVQSQIPIGRTSNLIARVNLNNRGAGQASIRLNSSEQIQLALVGLIPLLRKLHGQLQQLQSSQ, from the coding sequence ATGGAAAATGGGGTTGATATTGTTGATGGTTCTCTAACGGGGGAGAAGAAAAGTGTGGAAGTTGGGGTTTCTGAGGAGAGAATAGTGGAGAGGGCTGTGTTGGACTCTGCTGAATCGAAGGATTTAGAAGATGAAGAGGGTTTGGGGGAGGCAATGAGTACCCCAAAGATTTCCGAAGAGCAGGTGGCAGAATCTGATTCCGTGAATGGTGGCTCTGGTGGTGGAAGTGGGGACGTTGAGGTGATTGATGAGTTGGATTTGGGCGTGTTTGATGGTAATTCAAATGCTAGACATGAGGATGATGAGTTTGAGGAGGCGAGTGATGTTCTAAGTGTGGAGGCGAGTGAGGTTCCAAGTGAGGTTCTAAGTGCGGAGGCACCAGTGAATGTTGAAGATAAGTTAAATTTGGTGGTGAGTGGGGGGAAGGTTGTTGATGGAGCTGTGGCGGATGGGGTTGTTGAGGTAGGGACTGAAAAGGAGGTGGAGACTGATGAATTGAATGGGTCAAGGGATGAGGTAGTTTGCATTAGTGGAGAAAATGGTGGAGAGGGTGCATCCGAAGTTGGTTCTGGTGGAGAGAAGAATCTGTTGAAGGGTGATGGTGAATTGGATTTAAGATCCGGTCTAGTAATTGAAAACTCTGAAAATAAGGATCTtgttaatttgaatttggaGCAAAATCCCGTAGATGAAAAATTGGAAAATGGAGGCGATAAGGTGGGGGGAGTTGCCATTGAATCTCTTCAAGAAACTGAATCAAATAGGGAGATTCTTAATGAAGATGGTAATGGTGAGGAGCTGAAGGATGATACCTTGGGTACTGAATGTCAAGACAGCGAGAATGGGGATTTGAAAGATGCTACTGCTGTTATTGCTCCAGGTTGTGAGGATGATTATAGTGGCATCACCAATTGGAATGGGAAAGCAAAAGATGCCGAAGCTGAAGTTGATTCTGGGTGTCATGTAGAAACTTGTAAACCAAAAGAAACTTCAGCTGATCAGCACACTCTCTTGGAGGGAAGTTCAGCAGTGTCTGAAATTGGAAGATCTTCTTCTGTTGAGTTGTCTAAAGCAGAGAATTCTAAAAGAAGGGATTTGACAGCTGAGGATAGTGAGGGTTCTCAACTTCTGCATGCTGATGAAAATGATCATGAAGTTTCCCACAAGCATACTGTGGTTGAGGTGACTCCAGTGAAGGAAGAAAATGCTGGGCAAGATAAGCAAAGAGCTCAAGTTAATGGAGAACCGGAGATACAGCCAGTACCAGAGCTTGCCTCTTCATCTGGAAGGTATACAAATCCAGCTCCTGCACGTCCTGCTGGCCTCGGGCGTGCTGCCCCACTATTGGAACCTGCACCCCGCGTGGTTCAGCAGCCTCGTGTGAATGGATCTGTTTCTCATACGCAAACGCAACAAATTGAGGACCCCGTTAATGGGGAGGCTGAGGAGTATGATGAGACTCGTGAAAACCTGCAGATGATAAGGGTGAAATTTTTACGGCTTGCGCATAGGCTTGGACAGACACCCCATAATGTTGTTGTGGCACAGGTTTTGTATAGACTGGGGTTAGCTGAGCAGCTGCGAGGGAGAAATGGGGGTCGTGTGGGTGCCTTTAGCTTTGACCGTGCAAGTGCAATGGCAGAGCAGCTTGAGGCAGCAGGGCAGGAACCACTGGACTTCTCATGCACAATTATGGTTCTTGGGAAGACTGGAGTTGGTAAAAGTGCAACCATCAATTCGATATTTGACGAAGTTAAGTTTGGCACTGATGCTTTTCAACTGGGTACAAAGACGGTGCAGGATGTTGTGGGAACGGTGCAGGGGATAAAGGTACGGGTCATTGACACTCCGGGACTTCTTCCTTCCTTGTCGGACCAGCGCCAAAATGAAAAGATCCTCCAGTCTGTCAAGCGATTTATTCAGAAAACTCCTCCAGATATTGTATTGTATCTTGATCGGTTGGACATGCAGAGCAGGGATCTTAGTGATATGCCACTCTTGCATACCATCACTGACATATTTGGACCATCTATATGGTTCAATGCAATTGTGGTTTTGACTCATGCAGCTTCTGCTCCACCTGATGGCCCTAATGGTACTGCTTCTAGTTATGACATGTTTGTGACCCAACGTTCTCACGTTGTCCAGCAAGCCATTAGACAGGCAGCTGGAGATATGCGGCTTATGAATCCTGTTTCATTAGTGGAGAACCATTCTGCATGCAGAACAAATCGGGCTGGGCAGAGAGTACTGCCAAATGGTCAGGTTTGGAAACCTCATTTGTTACTTCTCTCGTTTGCATCAAAGATTCTGGCTGAAGCAAACGCACTCTTAAAGTTGCAAGATAATACCCCTGGAAAGCCTTTTCCAAATCGAACAAGAGCACCTCCTCTACCTTTCCTTCTCTCATCCCTTCTTCAATCAAGGCCACAGTTGAAGCTACCTGAGGAGCAGTTTGGTGGTGAGGATGATATAGATGATGATCTGGATGAATCTTCGGATTCTGATGAGGAATCAGAATTTGATCAATTGCCACCATTTAAACGATTGACAAAGTCCCAAGAGGCAAGGCTTTCTAAAGCTCAGAAGAAGGCATATTTTGATGAGTTGGAATATAGAGAGAAGCTTTTTATGAAGAAACAGttgaaggaagagaaaaagagacggaagatgatgaagaagatggctTCTTCGGCAAAGGACCTGCCTAGTGATGTAATAAGCGAAAATGTAGAAGAAGAAAGTGGTGGTGCAGCATCTGTGCCAATTCCCTTGCCAGATTATGCCTTACCTGCTTCTTTTGATTCTGATAATCCTAGTCATCGGTATCGCCATCTTGATTCATCCAACCAGTGGCTTGTAAGGCCTGTTTTAGACACCCATGGTTGGGATCACGATGTTGGCTATGAGGGCATTAACGTAGAAAGATTGTTTGTGGTTAAAGACAAAGTACCTTTGTCTTTTTCTGGACAGGTTTCAAAGGATAAGAAGGATGCCAATGTCCAACTTGAAGTAGCCAGTTCGATAAAGCATGGGGAAGGGAAAGCAACTTCATTAGGTTTTGATATGCAGACCGTTGGAAAGGATTTAGCTTATACTTTACGTAGTGAGACAAGGTTTTGCAATTTTAGGAAGAACAAGGCAACTGCTGGTCTCTCTCTTACTCTATTGGGTGATGCCTTATCAGCTGGATTGAAAGTTGAAGACAAACTGATTGCTAATAAACGATTCCGGTTGGGCATTACTGGTGGTGTGATGGCAGCTCGTGGTGATGTTGCTTATGGTGGTAGTTTGGAGGCCCAGTTGAGAGATAAGGATCACCCTCTTGGTCGTTCTTTATCTACTCTTGGGCTTTCTGTCATGGATTGGCATGGTGACCTTGCTATTGGTTGTAATGTACAGTCCCAGATCCCTATAGGACGGACTTCAAACTTGATTGCTCGTGTCAATCTGAACAACAGGGGGGCAGGACAAGCCAGCATTCGTTTGAATAGCTCGGAACAGATTCAACTAGCTTTGGTCGGCCTCATACCTCTTCTCAGAAAACTACATGGTCAGCTTCAACAATTGCAGTCTAGTCAATGA